A stretch of DNA from Maridesulfovibrio sp.:
GAGGTTGCTGCGCTTTCCAGAAAAAGCATTCTGTCAGTAAAGTAGTTGGTCCATGTTTCGGCTTTTTCCTTGGCTTCACTGGCAAGGGACCAGAAAAAAAGAACTGCGGCAAGCAATGAGCTTGCTATGAAAATACCGACAAACAGGCAGATGTAATTTCTGATGCGGTTATTCAGTTTGTAAATGCTTCTGGTCTTCATTTTTACGTATGGTAGGCGGGAATTATAAAAATATCTTTGTGAAAGCAGCCGCGGATGTATCAATGCAAGAGTATTTATGAACAATTATTATGTAAATAATTATATTGATAATAACTTTGTGAAATCCGTGAATGACACCACAACCCGCACATTCTCTTTTCGAAGCATTTTGCCTGGCGGAATCTTTTGCCGTCCGGCAGGGGGCAGAACTTTCCTCTTTTAGGGCTGTCTTCGTAATGTTTAGAAAACATTAATAAGTATTTAGAATTAAAAATTCTGTCTAAACAACATCTTACCTAAAATTTTCATAAATAAATAAACGCCGCCCAGAAAACAGGCATATCCGTTGCATCGTACCCGGCAGATAGAATCAGAATTTATTCAACAAGGGGGATGTCCGGAGATTACGAAGACTTTTTTTGAGCAGCAAAAGGCATTTGACCTGGAAGATGGTTCTCGGAGGTTGGTAAGGTGCGGTCCCTGACGGATCGCATTGAGAAATTTCCCACAAGGGACATGTGAGAACCGTTTCCTACCAAAAGGTTAGCCTGTCAGAGTCGCGGACCCGCAAAGGGTATTCGCGTTTATCGCAGGAGAGTACATCTGCGCGGGTTTATGCAGGTATGCTTCAGCGCTCAAGAAAGGACAACGGTTTTCCGGGCTCATCGGCCGCAGGCCGCTAGTCTAACTGTTCCGGAGGGTGTTTTATGAATTAGGCGGGAAAAACCGAAATTTTATTATCAGTCCAGTTTAACCAGTAACAAGGTCGGAGCGGACGGAACCGCTCAGGCGAATTTTTCATATAATTCAAGGAGGAATTATTATGTCGCTCGTAATCAATCACAACTTGATGGCAATGAATGCTAGCCGCAACCTGCAGGAATCATACGGCAACCTTGGTGTATCAACCAGACGTCTTTCCTCGGGACTGCGTGTCGGCACTGCAGCGGACGATGCAGCCGGGCTCGCAATTCGCGAACTCATGCGCGCTGATATCAAGTCCCTGAACCAGGGTATCCGCAACGCAAACGATGCCATCTCCATGATCCAGACTGCTGATGGAGCTCTCGGGGTCATCGATGAAAAGCTTATCCGCATGAAGGAACTGGCAACACAGGCAGCAACCGGTACTTACAACTCTGACCAGCGCCTTATTATCGACTCTGAATATCAGGCCATGGCTTCAGAAATTACCCGTATCGCCAACGCCACGGACTTCAACGGAATCCACCTGCTTAACGGCAACATGTCCGGCGCCACCAGCACTCATGATGGAACCGGACTGACCTCAACCGGCCCCGTAAAGATCCATTTCGGTACCGGTAACGATTCCGCGGAAGACTACTACTACATCTCCATCGACACCTCGACCGCTTCGGCTTTCGGTATAGGTGTGGCCGCAGGAAACTCAGTTTCCACGCAGGCTCTGGCGCAGGAAGCTCTGGACAAGTTGCAGAATGCAATCATCTCCAAGGATAAGATCCGCGCCAACCTCGGTGCTCTCCAGAACAGACTGGAAAACACCATTACCAACCTCTCAATCCAGGCTGAAAACGTTCAGGCTTCGGAATCTCGTATTTCCGATGTGGACGTTGCGACTGAAATGACCGAGTTCACCAGGAACCAGATTCTTACTCAGTCCGCAGTGGCCATGCTCTCCCAGGCAAACGGTATGCCCAGGATGGCAATGCAGCTCATCGGTGGTTAACACGGGTGAGCGGATACAGCTCAGAAAGGGAGGTCCGAAAATTTCGGGCCTCCCTTTTCCCTTTTAAGTCCCCCTCATAAAGAACCGAGTCGTCAGTCTGAACGTGAAACGGTATTCTAAATTTTAAGTGTCACTATGAATAACATGCTTTTTTACACGTGCTTCAGGATTGATAATTTTAATTTTGTTCAGTTCTCAGAAATATCTGCGCACATCATGGAACAGGGCGTATAACTTTACTTTTTTGCACATTTGAAATATAAAGCCGCTCTGAATCCGGTTTTCCGGAGTTGGTTCGACTGTCCGGTTCCCATGTTCACTTCCTTTATGCTGTATTTCTTTCCGGGTAAGGCGGGCGAACTGCCGCGTTATGCGCGGCTGGCGCAACTTCCTTGAAACTGCCTTGATTTTTCTTGCCGGGTATTCCCGAATAATTTTGCATTCAAGCGGAATTCATTGTGTTGCTTTCATGTCCGGTGCGGTCTGTCTGCCGATTTGCACCAGTCCGGTTCAGGCGTGGCTCTCCGCATAATCCGAGGGGTCATCTGCTTATCCACTATGCGGCTGTGTGTAACCGGAGCCGCATCCATAAAAAAGGAGATCATTTTGGCTATGAAAACCGTATATTTTATTGAAGGTGACGGTATTGGTCCTGAAGTGTGGGGCGCTGCCCGTCCGATTCTTGATGCCGCTATCGAAAAAGCCTACGGCGAAAAGAAAATAGAATGGAAGGAACTTCTCGCAGGTGAGAAAGCGTACAAGGAGACCGGAGAATATCTGCCTAAGGCAACCATGGAAGCTCTGGCCGGTGCCCAGTTGGCCATCAAGGGCCCCCTGCAGACTCCGGTAGGAAAAGGTATCCGTTCGCTGAACGTTACTCTGCGTCAGGTATTTGATCTTTATGCCTGCATCCGTCCGATCCGTTATTTTCAGGGCATCGAATCTCCTGTTAAACGTCCGGACCTCGTTGATATCGTAGTCTTCCGTGAAAATACCGAGGATGTCTATGCCGGTATCGAATGGAGTTCCGAATCCGCAGAAGCCCGCAAGGTAATTGAATTCCTCGTTGACGAGATGGGTGCCAAGATTGATTCTTCCGCCGGTGTAGGCATCAAGCCCATTACCCCGGCAGGATCCAAGCGTCTTGTTCGCAGCGCCATTGATTACGCCATTGCGCAGGGCCGTAAATCCGTAACCCTTGTCCACAAGGGCAACATCATGAAATTCACCGAAGGCGGTTTCCGCCAGTGGGGTTACGATCTTGCCGAGCAGGAATATGCCGGAAAGGTTGTCAAGGACGGAGAGGACGCAGACGGAAAGGTTGTTATAAACGACCGCATCGCGGATGCCATGTTCCAGGAACTGCTCATGCGTCCTGAACAGTACAGCGTTGTAGCCACCACCAACCTCAACGGTGACTATCTTTCCGATGCTCTTGCAGCACAGGTCGGCGGACTCGGACTTGCTCCGGGCGTTAACATGGGTGCTAAACTGGCTATTTACGAGGCCACTCACGGCACCGCTCCGACCATTGCCGGCAAAGATCTGGCCAACCCCGGCAGCATCCTTCTTTCCGGCGCAATGCTGCTGGAAAACAACGGCATGGAAAAAGCTGCGGACCTGGTTAAGGATGCGGTCGAGAAGACTCTTGCCGCCAAGAAGGTCACCGTGGACCTCGCCGGCCAGATCAGCGGTTCCACGCAGGTCGGCTGCAAGGAGTTCGGTGAAATTATTCTTTCCAACCTGTAATTTTATGCCTGCGGAATGTTCCGCAGCCTTGAGTGGAGCAGGCTTAGTTCGGTAAATCCTGCCGTACTGATCCTGCCGCATTGAAAATAAAAAGCCCTCTCCCCGGATGCTCCGGAGAGAGGGCTTTGACTTTTTATTAATTGTTACATTCAGTAAATTTTGACCCGAATTCCTTTTTTTCCCTGTTTCAGTTCGATATAACTGTCCGGGTTGTCAATTTCGGTTTTGGAGATTTCCAGCTTATCCATATCTCTGACATCCGGGGTCATGTGCATTACTGTTTTTATTTTTCCGAACCCTTTCAAAAGTCGGATTTTTTCTCCGGGCGCAAGCCTGAACTGGGCTACATTTACGTTGCTCCCGGCTACTTTTAGTGAGCCTGCCACCGGAAAGCCGCATTTGTTGTTTATAGTCATTGCTGCTGCATCTCCCGCAGGTGACATCATAAATACAAGTAAAATTAACCAGAATCCGTAATTTATTTTTTTCATAATGCTCGCTTGCTGACGCCGGCTTTTTGTGCCCGGGCAAACATAAATTATTTGTAAAAATTTTATCAGCGGGGACCTGTTAAATGGAATTATAAATTTATATTCAGTCCTGCGTGATGCAACCGGTGCTTTTCTCAATGATTTTTAGCATACAATCATACTTTTTGATGATTGAGCGGGTGGCTGTTTATGGTAAGGGGAGCATGGTGAACAGTGTTGACTAAATGGTGAACTTACGTAAAGTGATCCCTCCCGAAGGATTATTATTCGTATTGGAGAAGGTTTATGCGTAGAATTATACTTTTTTTACTGGCCCTGCTGCTGGTTTCCATTCCTGCTTATGCTGCTGAAAAGGGGGCTTCAAAAATTCCTCCCGCGCATGTTGTCACGAGCAGGTCG
This window harbors:
- a CDS encoding flagellin, with the protein product MSLVINHNLMAMNASRNLQESYGNLGVSTRRLSSGLRVGTAADDAAGLAIRELMRADIKSLNQGIRNANDAISMIQTADGALGVIDEKLIRMKELATQAATGTYNSDQRLIIDSEYQAMASEITRIANATDFNGIHLLNGNMSGATSTHDGTGLTSTGPVKIHFGTGNDSAEDYYYISIDTSTASAFGIGVAAGNSVSTQALAQEALDKLQNAIISKDKIRANLGALQNRLENTITNLSIQAENVQASESRISDVDVATEMTEFTRNQILTQSAVAMLSQANGMPRMAMQLIGG
- the icd gene encoding NADP-dependent isocitrate dehydrogenase, translated to MAMKTVYFIEGDGIGPEVWGAARPILDAAIEKAYGEKKIEWKELLAGEKAYKETGEYLPKATMEALAGAQLAIKGPLQTPVGKGIRSLNVTLRQVFDLYACIRPIRYFQGIESPVKRPDLVDIVVFRENTEDVYAGIEWSSESAEARKVIEFLVDEMGAKIDSSAGVGIKPITPAGSKRLVRSAIDYAIAQGRKSVTLVHKGNIMKFTEGGFRQWGYDLAEQEYAGKVVKDGEDADGKVVINDRIADAMFQELLMRPEQYSVVATTNLNGDYLSDALAAQVGGLGLAPGVNMGAKLAIYEATHGTAPTIAGKDLANPGSILLSGAMLLENNGMEKAADLVKDAVEKTLAAKKVTVDLAGQISGSTQVGCKEFGEIILSNL